Within Gammaproteobacteria bacterium, the genomic segment CTTCGAATTGAAAGTTTTTCTGTTTGTTCTAGCTCACAGTTTTCAATTCACAGCATAATTTTAATCCAAGTTACCATCTATGCCTTTTGTTCCACTATGAGTATTTTGGGAGAAACTTCGTAAGCATGGATAGGTGGCAACTTGGGTTAGTAATACAATAACGTCTCCCTGTAGAAGGAATAATAGGGGTTAACCCTCCAAGACTCCATGTCGTGCCAGCGTGATAATCAGTACGAACTCCAGCTTCGTCAAGAAAATAGATTTTTGCTCCATTTTTCTCAGATAAATCATTTATTTTATTGAATTCATTATTTTTCCAATTCTCCACGACGTTGGTGCATGAAAGGGTAGTAAAGTGATAGAGTAGATGGATATTGTTATATAGAGTAACCCGAACCAACGGGGGAAAAGAGGCAGCCAATGGCTCTATTCGAACTGAGCGATTCAGGCGTTGCTTGATGTTGAAGGGGGTGTTCCACTTGCCATATCGAGCGCTAGAAGGATTTGGGCGTTCGCTGATGAATCTGCTCGGACTGGACATGTCGATTCTGGACCACGCGCACCTATTGGGTCGCGCGAGGACGCTGAAAGTTGAAATCCCGCGTAAAGATTAAGGACGGGCCGTTGCTTATGGTGGTGGGAAGCTCGTGGAGCAGGTTGCGGGGACCATCGAACAGATCGATGACGATGGTGCTGGCGTTGACACTCCCACGAATAAATTGAGCACGTTACTGGCGTTGATTTCTCTCGGGAACTGACTTAGCTGAAAAAATTGAAAGTCTATTCCTGGCTGGTGAAAGTTCCAGCTACCGTTTTAGAGCAGGTATTGCGGGATCAAGATAAGGCGTTCGCCAATTTTTTTGCTAAACGTACACGTTATTTAAAATACAAAAAAACAAGGGGCGGAGATAACCGTCTCCTTTCCTCCCCGCCCTAAAGGGCGAGGTTTCTCGGAGACACTGATGAGTCGTATTTTGAATTTTACAGTAAAAGAAACTTCGGAAGAGTTGCTTGTGTTGTTGCAATCCGAGACCGATGTTCGTAAAAAGGAACGGTTACAATTTTTGTATTGGTATGTATCTGGCCTGGTGACTACTCGTAAACAAATCGCGGCGCTCC encodes:
- a CDS encoding transposase, with amino-acid sequence MKVYSWLVKVPATVLEQVLRDQDKAFANFFAKRTRYLKYKKTRGGDNRLLSSPP
- a CDS encoding hypothetical protein (Evidence 5 : Unknown function), with protein sequence MSSPSRFISERPNPSSARYGKWNTPFNIKQRLNRSVRIEPLAASFPPLVRVTLYNNIHLLYHFTTLSCTNVVENWKNNEFNKINDLSEKNGAKIYFLDEAGVRTDYHAGTTWSLGGLTPIIPSTGRRYCITNPSCHLSMLTKFLPKYS
- a CDS encoding hypothetical protein (Evidence 5 : Unknown function); its protein translation is MSRILNFTVKETSEELLVLLQSETDVRKKERLQFLYWYVSGLVTTRKQIAALLGRSLPVITKWIKRYGERGLKGLLKMDYHGRKSSRI